A stretch of the Papaver somniferum cultivar HN1 chromosome 6, ASM357369v1, whole genome shotgun sequence genome encodes the following:
- the LOC113291502 gene encoding uncharacterized protein LOC113291502, which translates to MSLMRAYVRVKYGIYLDTSSDEEEKALLMSTQLCLDERLHIIRQLIPREVHPRSVITRDRLWHDAKMMNDYFTPGTSYTSRQFKQRLGMMEELFEKLLGKLLEVDPEWQQRPDATGTMGHSPHMKLVAMMKCLCKSTADDSIDDYTRMCATTIYYYLKRFCHTICMTFGERYLREPTPEDVQRLLAENAERRFPGMLGSVDCMQWPWKNCPID; encoded by the coding sequence ATGAGTCTAATGCGTGCCTATGTGAGAGTTAAATATGGAATCTATTTGGATActtctagtgatgaagaagagaaagcttTGCTAATGTCTACACAACTTTGTTTGGATGAACGTTTGCATATTATTCGTCAACTGATACCTAGGGAGGTACATCCACGTAGTGTAATAACTCGTGATCGATTGTGGCATGATGCgaaaatgatgaatgattattttacaCCTGGAACTAGTTATACCTCAAGACAATTCAAACAACGTCTAGGCATGATGGAAGAATTATTCGAGAAATTGTTAGGAAAATTGCTTGAAGTTGATCCAGAATGGCAACAACGTCCGGATGCAACCGGTACTATGGGGCATTCTCCGCATATGAAATTAGTTGCCAtgatgaaatgtttatgcaaaaGTACGGCAGATGATAGTATCGATGATTACACTCGTATGTGTGCCACTACAATATACTATTATCTAAAAAGATTTTGTCACACCATTTGCATGACTTTTGGAGAAAGATATTTGCGTGAACCTACTCCTGAAGATGTTCAGAGGTTGCTAGCTGAGAATGCGGAACGACGTTTTCCTGGAATGCTTGgtagtgttgattgtatgcaATGGCCATGGAAGAATTGTCCAATAGATTAG